A window of the Desulforapulum autotrophicum HRM2 genome harbors these coding sequences:
- a CDS encoding flagellar basal body P-ring protein FlgI, whose protein sequence is MMKKYMIGSTSCFVTLGIFFLTFVLFSGIKTAQGARIKDLAAIKGIRSNQLTGYGLIVGLDGTGDKSGADFTTQALANMMDRMGIHVDKDELSVKNIAAVIVTADIPAFARIGNKIDVVASSIGDAKSLSGGTLLLTPLKGVDGQVYALAQGPVTLGGVGAGGARGSTQKNHLQVARIANGASVEREIPVVLDGKKALILSLFNPDFTTAKRVADTINASIGDGVAEAVDSSALRLNIPENMQESKVAEFLADIETLSIVPDTRAKVVVNEKTGTVVIGENVTISTVAVAHGNLTVTIKKSSEVSQPESFTQGETITTSQRDVAVDEEAVKVMPLPGGATIGELVKGLNSIGVSPRDLITILQSIKAAGALQAELEII, encoded by the coding sequence ATGATGAAAAAATATATGATTGGCTCAACGAGTTGTTTTGTGACCCTGGGAATCTTTTTTTTGACCTTTGTCCTGTTTTCCGGAATCAAGACAGCCCAGGGGGCAAGGATCAAGGACCTTGCCGCAATCAAGGGCATCCGCAGCAACCAGCTCACGGGCTATGGGCTGATTGTGGGGCTTGATGGCACCGGAGACAAATCCGGAGCTGATTTTACCACCCAGGCTCTTGCCAATATGATGGACCGCATGGGTATCCATGTGGATAAAGACGAGCTTTCGGTCAAGAACATTGCGGCCGTCATAGTCACGGCCGATATTCCGGCCTTTGCAAGGATCGGCAATAAAATCGATGTGGTTGCCTCGTCCATCGGGGATGCCAAAAGCCTTTCCGGCGGCACCCTTCTCCTGACCCCCCTCAAGGGGGTTGACGGGCAGGTTTACGCCCTTGCCCAAGGGCCTGTGACCCTTGGGGGTGTGGGGGCAGGCGGGGCCAGGGGCAGCACCCAGAAGAATCATCTCCAGGTGGCCAGGATCGCCAACGGGGCAAGTGTTGAGCGGGAAATCCCCGTTGTTCTGGACGGCAAAAAGGCGCTGATTCTGTCATTGTTTAACCCTGACTTTACAACGGCCAAGCGGGTGGCAGACACCATCAACGCTTCCATTGGCGATGGGGTGGCAGAGGCGGTTGATTCCAGCGCCCTTCGCCTCAACATTCCTGAAAACATGCAGGAGAGCAAGGTGGCCGAGTTTCTGGCCGATATTGAGACCCTATCCATTGTGCCGGACACCCGGGCCAAGGTGGTCGTCAACGAAAAGACCGGCACCGTTGTGATCGGTGAAAACGTCACCATCTCGACCGTGGCCGTGGCCCATGGCAACCTCACCGTGACCATCAAGAAATCAAGCGAGGTGTCCCAGCCTGAATCCTTTACCCAGGGTGAGACAATCACCACATCCCAAAGAGATGTGGCCGTGGACGAGGAGGCGGTCAAGGTGATGCCGCTTCCAGGGGGTGCCACCATTGGCGAGCTTGTCAAGGGCCTCAACTCCATTGGCGTTTCCCCAAGGGACCTGATCACCATTCTCCAGAGCATCAAGGCGGCCGGTGCCCTCCAGGCCGAACTTGAGATTATTTAA
- a CDS encoding flagellar basal body L-ring protein FlgH, with the protein MMKQIMSALVLTVLALTGCMGSTTNRSSSGALLPQGTSDQPVLQPKYAVVPPSEGSLWTSDSRARFFEDTKASMVGDTVIVDIVENTSSQMDVNTETSRETGVNVGISNLFGVTRGFGATGAGKLVGADYSNDFKGEAKNDRSGSITASIAARITEILPNGNLSLFGRRAMKVNGEVQYISVSGVLRPGDIMADNRVKSTYLADSRIEYSGKGVLADKQNPGWGTRIMDNIWPF; encoded by the coding sequence ATGATGAAACAGATAATGTCAGCCCTTGTTCTGACGGTCCTGGCGTTAACAGGGTGCATGGGCAGTACAACAAATAGGAGCAGTTCAGGGGCGTTACTGCCCCAGGGAACGTCCGATCAGCCGGTGCTCCAGCCCAAGTACGCAGTGGTCCCTCCAAGCGAAGGGTCGCTGTGGACCTCGGATTCACGGGCCAGGTTTTTTGAAGATACAAAGGCGTCCATGGTTGGAGACACGGTGATCGTGGACATTGTTGAAAACACCTCTTCACAGATGGATGTGAATACGGAAACTTCAAGGGAGACAGGTGTTAATGTGGGCATCTCAAATCTCTTTGGTGTGACCCGGGGGTTCGGTGCCACTGGTGCAGGTAAGCTTGTGGGTGCCGATTATAGCAACGATTTTAAGGGCGAGGCAAAAAATGACCGCAGTGGAAGCATCACGGCATCCATTGCCGCAAGGATAACCGAGATCCTGCCCAATGGAAACCTGAGTCTGTTTGGGCGGCGGGCCATGAAGGTCAATGGCGAGGTTCAGTATATCTCCGTATCCGGTGTGCTAAGACCTGGAGACATCATGGCAGATAACCGGGTTAAATCCACCTATCTTGCAGATTCAAGGATCGAGTATTCTGGAAAGGGTGTCCTTGCAGACAAACAGAACCCAGGCTGGGGAACCCGAATCATGGACAATATTTGGCCCTTTTAA